Proteins encoded together in one Antennarius striatus isolate MH-2024 chromosome 13, ASM4005453v1, whole genome shotgun sequence window:
- the LOC137606532 gene encoding ras and Rab interactor 1-like codes for MAQQEEPLYDFPEPTQSSERKFLGHQRSQGSLRSISVLDRLLLTVPVWLQLSINPATALHILQREPPGTFLVRKSRTSQTNVLCVRLADDSVPFFVQQFGIREEQSSKTLSLETSAVSFPDLPRLISFYCVSRDVLPFSLELPVAIARATSHKELESISHMGVEFWNSHLNFRGPREVPKPQKAEEEKADAVPSAVPAAAPQTGSSTMLDLVPQPDLERLKVEPQSENANKQSVHNPTVFHEFCPITTRSPRQLDCGSGQGALCFINPLFLQSQGTLCRQRMFKRSIKVRISTETSTMLSPPLSPPPPPPVMPKSKGKCKALKKVPSQTAELAPIDQDFQSLMQTLNASSETRVQTAPTTPPFQPGMQEQGQPEQSSVAAVKEQPADMSDYMQPSPMVNISHPPLMSAYLTPSACPMLSNILPKTSPSHSPLDSPAASPPTSPSPSLSPKVPCTFFPFVLPNASPSLSPYQSPSPSPKVPLSLSPFYSPILSQLTEQAYHTPAAVSRSDQERSEREDGEEEAGTHENEDEGDETCEEGLVLQMNAVTMV; via the exons ATGGCACAACAAGAAGAGCCACTATATGATTTCCCAGAGCCCACTCAGTCATCAGAGCGTAAGTTCTTGGGGCATCAAAGGAGCCAGGGGTCACTGAGGAGCATCAGCGTCCTGGATCGGCTTCTGCTCACAGTTCCTGTCTGGCTTCAGCTGTCAATCAACCCTGCCACAGCACTGCACATCTTGCAGAGGGAGCCTCCCGGG ACCTTCCTGGTTCGTAAGTCTCGTACATCCCAGACCAATGTGCTCTGCGTGCGTTTGGCTGACGACAGCGTGCCGTTCTTTGTTCAGCAGTTTGGTATCAGGGAGGAACAGTCCAGTAAGA CTCTGTCTCTGGAGACCTCCGCCGTAAGCTTCCCAGATCTCCCGAGACTCATTTCTTTCTACTGTGTCAGCAG AGATGTGTTGCCCTTCTCTCTGGAGCTTCCTGTAGCCATTGCAAGGGCAACATCCCATAAAGAGCTGGAGTCCATCTCACACATGGGAGTAG AATTCTGGAATTCTCACCTAAACTTCCGTGGCCCACGGGAGGTCCCTAAGCCTCAgaaggcagaggaggagaaggcagATGCTGTACCCTCAGCAGTCCCTGCTGCTGCACCGCAGACAGGCTCTTCAACTATGCTGGATCTAGTTCCCCAGCCTGACTTGGAAAGGCTCAAGGTGGAGCCCCAGTCAGAAAACGCCAATAAACAATCGGTTCACAATCCCACCGTGTTCCACGAGTTTTGTCCAATCACAACGCGCAGCCCCAGACAGCTGGACTGTGGCTCCGGCCAGGGAGCTCTCTGTTTCATCAACCCCCTTTTCCTGCAGTCCCAGGGTACCTTGTGCAGACAGCGCATGTTCAAACGCAGCATCAAGGTTCGGATATCTACAGAAACGTCGACCATGCTTTCACCTCcactttctcctccacctccaccacctgtTATGCcaaaaagcaaaggaaaatgTAAAGCACTGAAAAAAGTTCCAAGTCAAACTGCTGAACTTGCTCCTATAGATCAGGATTTCCAGTCTCTGATGCAGACACTCAACGCTTCCAGTGAGACCAGAGTCCAAACTGCACCAACAACACCTCCCTTTCAGCCTGGCATGCAGGAGCAAGGCCAACCTGAACAAAGCAGTGTAGCAGCTGTCAAAGAGCAGCCTGCAGACATGTCAGACTACATGCAGCCCTCTCCAATGGTCAACATTTCTCATCCTCCTTTAATGTCTGCTTATCTTACCCCATCTGCTTGCCCCATGCTGTCCAACATTTTACCCAAAACATCCCCATCCCATTCTCCTCTTGATTCTCCTGCTGCTTCTCCCCCCACGTCACcttcaccatctctctctcccaaGGTCCCTTGTAccttttttccatttgtcttACCTAACGCCTCACCCTCTCTTTCCCCATATCAGTCCCCATCTCCTTCTCCTAAGGtccctctctccctgtctcccttCTACTCTCCGATCCTGTCGCAGCTGACAGAGCAGGCCTACCACACCCCTGCTGCTGTGTCAAGATCAGATCAGgagaggtcagagagagaggatggagaggaggaagcaggCACCCATGAAAATGAGGACGAAGGTGATGAGACATGTGAGGAGGGTCTTGTTTTACAAATGAATGCCGTGACAATGGTATAA